One segment of Sphingomonas qomolangmaensis DNA contains the following:
- a CDS encoding nucleotidyltransferase family protein has product MIAPEDVALVLLAAGRSVRFGDADKLEQPFLTEPLAFHVVTALAAIPFKRRIAVVSGTQLDFAGRGYEVVANPRAKDGQGHSLGLCIAAARRVDAKAVLVALADMPRVTAAHIWRLMDGAEGEDAVVASSDGARPMPPALFGRAHFGALLALEGDQGARDLVRAGHHVIASPEELADVDTPEDLAALRAKYAG; this is encoded by the coding sequence ATGATCGCGCCTGAAGACGTCGCCCTGGTGCTGCTCGCGGCAGGGCGATCGGTGCGGTTCGGCGATGCCGACAAGCTCGAACAGCCGTTCCTCACCGAACCGCTGGCGTTTCATGTCGTGACCGCATTGGCGGCGATCCCGTTCAAGCGGCGGATCGCGGTGGTGTCGGGGACGCAGCTCGATTTCGCCGGCCGTGGCTATGAGGTGGTCGCCAACCCGCGCGCGAAGGACGGGCAGGGGCATTCGCTGGGGCTGTGCATCGCGGCGGCGCGGCGCGTCGATGCCAAGGCGGTGCTGGTGGCGCTGGCCGACATGCCGCGCGTTACCGCGGCGCATATCTGGCGGCTGATGGACGGTGCCGAGGGCGAGGACGCTGTCGTCGCGTCGAGCGACGGCGCGAGGCCGATGCCGCCGGCGCTGTTCGGGCGGGCGCATTTCGGCGCGCTGCTGGCGCTGGAAGGGGACCAGGGTGCGCGCGATCTGGTGCGGGCCGGGCATCACGTGATCGCCAGTCCCGAGGAACTGGCCGATGTCGATACGCCCGAGGATCTGGCGGCGCTGCGGGCGAAGTACGCGGGGTGA
- a CDS encoding XdhC family protein: MNDNDIILNTARDWAGAPMALATVVSTWGSAPRPRGSHMLIHADGRFEGSVSGGCVETDILATAAEVIGGAPAVVKHYGVADAAAWEVGLPCGGEIAVLVQPVAADGFDPELFDRIAEARDEGRSLTIQTDLGSGQSSLRPIEGAAFVNRYDPPRRLLIIGAVQIAQALVELVRPLGIATTVIDPRARFLTAERFPGTTLDDRWPDEAVAALNPGATSAVVTLSHDVKIDDPALIEALRRPTGYVAALGSRKSHAARRERLAAAGIGEADLDRIDGPAGLAIGAIGPAEIALSIAAAMVKALHDRA; encoded by the coding sequence ATGAACGACAACGACATCATCCTGAATACCGCCCGCGATTGGGCGGGCGCGCCGATGGCGCTCGCCACCGTCGTGTCGACTTGGGGATCGGCGCCGCGGCCGCGGGGCAGCCATATGCTGATTCACGCCGATGGCCGGTTCGAGGGATCGGTGTCGGGCGGCTGCGTCGAGACCGACATTCTTGCGACCGCCGCCGAAGTGATCGGGGGCGCGCCGGCAGTGGTGAAGCATTATGGCGTCGCCGATGCCGCGGCGTGGGAGGTCGGGCTGCCCTGCGGCGGCGAGATCGCGGTGCTGGTGCAGCCGGTCGCCGCCGACGGCTTCGACCCCGAATTGTTCGATCGGATCGCCGAAGCGCGCGACGAGGGGCGGTCGCTGACCATCCAGACCGATCTGGGCAGCGGGCAATCGTCGCTGCGGCCGATCGAGGGCGCGGCGTTCGTCAACCGCTACGATCCGCCGCGGCGGTTGCTGATCATCGGCGCAGTGCAGATCGCGCAGGCGCTGGTGGAGCTGGTGCGGCCGCTGGGGATCGCGACGACGGTGATCGACCCGCGCGCGCGCTTCCTCACCGCCGAGCGCTTCCCCGGCACGACGCTCGACGATCGCTGGCCCGACGAGGCGGTGGCGGCGCTCAATCCGGGGGCGACCAGCGCAGTGGTGACGCTGAGCCACGACGTGAAGATCGACGATCCCGCGCTGATCGAGGCGTTGCGGCGCCCGACGGGCTATGTCGCGGCGCTGGGCAGCCGCAAGAGCCACGCGGCGAGGCGCGAGCGGCTGGCGGCAGCGGGGATCGGCGAGGCCGATCTCGACCGGATCGACGGTCCTGCGGGGCTCGCGATCGGCGCGATCGGCCCTGCCGAAATCGCGCTGTCGATCGCCGCGGCAATGGTGAAGGCGCTGCATGATCGCGCCTGA